The Tubulanus polymorphus chromosome 1, tnTubPoly1.2, whole genome shotgun sequence genome contains a region encoding:
- the LOC141898131 gene encoding uncharacterized protein LOC141898131, with amino-acid sequence MYTTNLCPALVDDNKKTLSFPECSVEAFQDVLNYIYLGKVTLKTDNILDILMVASELRLDKLKQNAESFVYDAMTVDNACNMMDKAMKITGPDGDLFNQCMEFVEEHAEDCIDSDGWLQISKQTLCKLISSDHFSVEEDLIWQSVLSWAKYQVGISEESKPVDWSEEEKEKIKQVMEGVPEHIRLLQLTSSTFAEEVEPTGLIPIETALKYYRCAAVPHKFRNLDDPLLIPRTPLNLFQGTQILNKNNRGLQKKLNEWHGKLSTKWELLYRASRDGSTADRFHHFCDGYAPTYIIMKGKNGNVAGGFSDVPWTSCAPAKGLYRSSYQAFLFTLINKQDVPPSKFRVLHHNFATVHHPSYGPIFGAGADLSISGNCFTGCECYTNLPHSYLGDQASNKLLMDSYYFDLADYEVFTPIR; translated from the exons gtaaCGTTAAAGACCGATAATATTCTCGATATTTTAATGGTCGCCAGTGAACTGAGGTTAGATAAACTGAAACAAAATGCTGAGAGTTTCGTTTATGACGCAATGACCGTTGACAACGCCTGTAACATGATGGATAAAGCTATGAAAATTACAG GACCTGATGGAGATCTGTTTAATCAATGTATGGAGTTTGTTGAAGAACACGCTGAAGATTGTATTGATTCAGATGGATGGTTACAGATCTCTAAACAAACTCTTTGTAAACTCATTTCATCTGATCAT TTTTCTGTTGAGGAAGATTTGATTTGGCAATCAGTTTTATCCTGGGCGAAATATCAGGTTGGAATCTCTGAGGAGAGTAAACCTGTCGATTGGAGCGAGGAAGAGAAGGAGAAAATCAAACAG GTTATGGAAGGAGTTCCGGAACATATTCGATTGTTACAATTAACGAGTAGTACGTTTGCTGAAGAGGTCGAACCTACCGGACTTATACCCATAGAAACGGCGTTAAAATA TTACAGATGCGCAGCTGTACCGCATAAATTCCGTAACCTAGACGACCCATTGTTGATACCACGTACGCCGTTGAATCTGTTTCAAGGAACTCAAATACTGAATAAAAACAATCGCGGTTTACAGAAAAAACTCAATGAATG GCATGGTAAACTATCGACTAAATGGGAATTATTGTACCGAGCTTCACGAGATGGTTCAACTGCTGATAGATTTCATCATTTCTGTGATGGATATGCTCCGACTTATATCATCAtgaag ggTAAGAATGGAAATGTTGCTGGTGGTTTTAGTGATGTCCCGTGGACTAGTTGTGCTCCGGCTAAAGGACTTTATAGATCTTCCTATCA AGCGTTTCTATTTACACTGATAAATAAACAAGACGTCCCTCCGTCGAAATTCAGAGTTTTACATCATAATTTCGCGACAGTTCATCATCCCAG TTATGGACCGATATTTGGAGCTGGTGCCGATTTATCGATATCTGGTAATTGTTTTACTGGTTGTGAATGTTACACTAATCTACCCCACAGTTACCTCGGAGATCAAGCATCTAATAAACTATTAATGGATTCGTATTATTTCGATTTGGCCGATTACGAAGTGTTTACCCCGATACGTTGA